A genomic window from Sphingobacterium spiritivorum includes:
- a CDS encoding sulfurtransferase produces the protein MKVSFPLIRVEELSQLYQDQKDFVLIDASAGAQAFDQYRAGHLQGALFMDLETQLAAVPQNAADGGRHPLPEPKIFANILSESGILPSHRIVVYDDKNGANAAARLWWMLKAIGHEQVQLLDGGLQAAKNYGIPLSNSLPTPLPASVYPSRDWLLPVASFAEVQQASTDDSYTIVDVRDQIRYDGITEPIDLIAGHIPNSVNIPFQSNLDNTGLFRTPEQLTAQYQPLLESKGAAQLIVHCGSGVTACHSLLAFAAAGLEIPKLYVGSWSEWSRNNLPMITKANN, from the coding sequence ATGAAAGTTTCCTTTCCTCTTATCCGTGTTGAAGAATTAAGCCAACTGTATCAGGATCAAAAAGATTTTGTACTGATAGATGCTTCTGCAGGTGCACAGGCTTTTGATCAATACCGTGCCGGACATCTACAGGGAGCTTTGTTTATGGATCTGGAGACACAACTGGCAGCAGTACCTCAGAATGCCGCTGACGGAGGTCGTCACCCCCTTCCGGAACCCAAGATCTTTGCAAATATACTTTCAGAATCAGGGATACTCCCTTCGCATCGTATTGTGGTATATGATGATAAAAACGGAGCCAATGCAGCTGCCAGACTATGGTGGATGCTCAAAGCAATCGGACATGAACAGGTACAGCTGCTAGACGGAGGACTGCAGGCTGCAAAAAACTATGGAATACCTCTTAGCAACAGCTTGCCAACTCCGCTACCGGCATCTGTATATCCTTCGAGAGACTGGTTATTACCTGTCGCTTCCTTTGCTGAAGTGCAGCAAGCTTCCACCGATGACAGCTATACCATAGTAGATGTACGGGATCAGATACGCTATGATGGTATTACAGAACCTATAGACCTGATTGCCGGACATATCCCCAATTCGGTCAATATCCCGTTTCAATCCAATCTGGATAATACCGGATTATTCCGCACACCGGAACAACTGACAGCTCAATATCAGCCTTTACTGGAATCCAAAGGCGCAGCACAACTCATTGTTCACTGTGGCTCAGGAGTCACGGCCTGTCATAGTCTTCTGGCATTTGCCGCAGCAGGACTGGAAATCCCTAAACTATATGTCGGCTCGTGGAGTGAATGGTCCAGAAATAATCTGCCCATGATTACAAAAGCCAATAATTAA
- a CDS encoding alpha-L-rhamnosidase, with protein MRKLLLIAIVCMNSIVYSRVQTECMPIGLKCEHLVNPLGIDTSKPRFSWKLSDKRKGARQSAYQIFVSSDSLALAEDKGDRWNSGRQSVSDMLVEYRGPDLKAQTKYFWKVRVWDKDGTAGTSSIASFETGMMGAERWKGKWISDNHDIHYKAAPYFRRIFDIKKPIKSARAYVAVAGLYELSVNGKRIGDQRLNPMYTRFDRRTLYVVEDVTAQLRSGKNAVGILLGNGWYNHQPLAVWDFHKAPWRDRPAFCMDLRIVYTDGSEETITSDNNWKTSSGPITYNNIYTGEHYDARLENPEWDKPGFDDTEWQDIRYRNPPSPTIVSQQIAPIRLVNTYKPQSVRKIDEKTYVFDMGQNMAGITQLKIRGPEGTVLHIRHGERLYPDGRLDQSNIDVYYLGDKQTEPFQTDIVTLSGKKEDEFMSRFTYKGFRYVEINSSEALPMDESTLTAYFMHSDVAAAGKLATSSALVNSLWKATNNAYLSNLMGYPTDCPQREKNGWTGDGHLAIETAFYNFDAITVYEKWMADHRDEQQPNGVLPDIIPTGGWGYGTANGLDWTSTIAIIPWEAYLFYGDPRLLEDCYPNIKRYVDYVDSISPSGLTTFGRGDWVPVKSQSNLELTSSVYFFVDATILSSAAKLLGKKEDQKKYEALHKKIKAAINNKFLDSSSAIYASGTQTELSVPLHWGVVPENIRDRVAANLNKKVEETNFHLDVGVLGAKALLNALKDNGYAETAYKVAVQDTYPSWGWWIVNGATTLLENWDLNAKRDISDNHMMFGEIGGWFFKSIGGILPDSRQPGFKHILLKPIFPKGLNQSSITYTSPYGDILSSWTVRDGTVKYEIEIPPNSSATFYPPENIRNTDVLTLEAGKHSLRLDLK; from the coding sequence ATGCGTAAACTTTTATTGATTGCTATTGTGTGTATGAACAGTATTGTTTATAGCCGGGTACAAACCGAATGTATGCCCATCGGGCTGAAATGTGAACATCTGGTAAATCCCTTAGGAATAGATACGTCTAAGCCGCGCTTTAGCTGGAAGCTAAGCGATAAACGAAAAGGAGCACGGCAATCCGCTTATCAGATCTTTGTAAGCAGTGATTCTCTGGCATTAGCAGAGGATAAAGGAGATCGTTGGAATAGTGGCAGGCAATCCGTATCAGATATGCTGGTTGAGTACAGAGGACCCGATCTGAAAGCGCAGACAAAATACTTCTGGAAAGTCAGGGTCTGGGATAAGGATGGGACAGCCGGTACATCCTCCATTGCATCTTTTGAGACAGGTATGATGGGAGCGGAGCGATGGAAAGGAAAGTGGATCAGCGACAATCACGATATCCATTATAAGGCAGCACCTTATTTCAGGAGAATATTTGATATCAAAAAACCAATTAAATCTGCCCGGGCTTATGTGGCTGTGGCGGGACTTTATGAGCTTTCTGTAAATGGCAAGAGGATCGGAGATCAGCGATTGAATCCGATGTATACCCGTTTCGACAGACGTACACTGTATGTGGTAGAGGATGTGACGGCTCAGCTTCGCTCCGGAAAAAATGCAGTGGGGATACTATTGGGTAATGGCTGGTATAACCATCAGCCTTTAGCGGTCTGGGATTTTCATAAGGCTCCATGGCGGGACCGGCCGGCATTTTGTATGGACCTGCGTATAGTCTATACGGACGGGAGTGAAGAAACGATTACTTCTGATAATAACTGGAAAACTTCCTCAGGTCCGATTACCTATAATAATATCTATACCGGTGAGCATTATGATGCTCGTCTCGAAAACCCGGAATGGGATAAACCCGGATTTGATGATACTGAATGGCAGGATATCCGCTACAGAAATCCGCCATCCCCGACGATTGTCTCTCAACAGATTGCACCTATCCGGTTAGTCAACACTTACAAACCCCAATCTGTCCGTAAAATAGATGAAAAAACGTATGTATTCGATATGGGGCAGAATATGGCCGGAATCACACAATTGAAAATCAGAGGCCCTGAAGGTACTGTTCTGCATATCAGGCATGGAGAGCGCTTATATCCTGACGGCAGACTGGATCAGTCTAATATTGATGTGTATTATCTGGGAGATAAGCAGACAGAACCTTTTCAAACGGATATCGTAACTCTTAGTGGTAAAAAGGAAGATGAATTTATGTCCAGATTTACTTATAAAGGATTTCGCTATGTTGAAATAAACAGCAGTGAAGCTCTGCCAATGGACGAATCCACGTTAACAGCTTATTTCATGCACAGCGATGTAGCTGCTGCCGGTAAGCTGGCAACATCTTCAGCTTTGGTAAACAGTCTCTGGAAGGCCACTAATAATGCTTACCTTTCTAATCTTATGGGATATCCTACGGATTGCCCTCAAAGAGAGAAGAACGGATGGACGGGAGACGGGCATCTGGCTATAGAAACTGCCTTTTACAATTTTGACGCCATAACAGTGTATGAGAAGTGGATGGCCGATCATAGAGATGAACAGCAGCCTAATGGGGTATTGCCGGATATTATTCCTACCGGAGGATGGGGATATGGTACTGCTAACGGATTAGACTGGACAAGTACGATTGCCATTATCCCTTGGGAGGCTTACCTGTTTTACGGGGATCCGCGATTGCTTGAAGATTGTTATCCCAATATAAAACGTTATGTGGACTACGTAGACAGTATTAGTCCGAGCGGCCTGACGACTTTTGGAAGAGGGGACTGGGTACCTGTCAAATCTCAATCTAATCTGGAGCTTACTTCCTCGGTTTACTTTTTTGTGGATGCGACCATACTGTCTTCTGCGGCAAAATTATTGGGCAAAAAAGAAGATCAAAAGAAGTATGAAGCCTTGCATAAAAAGATCAAAGCAGCCATTAATAATAAGTTTTTAGATTCTTCCAGCGCTATCTATGCCAGTGGAACGCAGACCGAACTGAGTGTTCCGTTACACTGGGGAGTCGTTCCGGAAAATATCAGGGACAGGGTCGCAGCCAACTTAAACAAAAAAGTAGAAGAGACGAATTTTCATCTGGATGTAGGGGTATTAGGAGCAAAGGCTCTACTGAATGCTTTGAAGGACAACGGATATGCCGAAACAGCTTATAAGGTGGCCGTGCAGGATACATATCCATCCTGGGGTTGGTGGATCGTCAATGGCGCAACAACCTTACTCGAAAACTGGGATCTGAATGCCAAAAGAGACATTTCAGATAATCATATGATGTTTGGAGAGATCGGAGGCTGGTTCTTTAAATCCATAGGAGGGATATTGCCGGATTCCAGGCAACCCGGATTTAAACATATTCTGTTAAAACCTATATTTCCAAAGGGACTGAATCAATCTTCCATAACGTATACTTCTCCTTACGGAGATATTCTCTCATCATGGACTGTTCGTGATGGTACCGTTAAATACGAAATCGAAATACCACCAAATTCATCAGCAACTTTTTATCCTCCTGAAAATATCAGGAATACAGATGTCCTGACGCTGGAGGCCGGGAAACACAGCCTTCGCTTGGACCTGAAATAG
- a CDS encoding metallophosphoesterase has protein sequence MRLLLLFVLFSVLHFNLDAQQVKEPVQIGLIADPQYADKEVSGTRYYRNALLKLDTAVSVLNRESLDFSVVMGDFVDQGIKDLPAVMSRLQRLKSPVYGLLGNHDYVDAPDKDSLFLQFSMPASYYKWELGNWTFIILNTNELSKYATTEGSAAFEDWNKLNTNLKDQGRKNAAPWNGGISARQLSWMQEQLAEAEAASRDIVIFTHHPLFPENGFEALNNREILSVIEKHPRVRAVISGHHHEGNFARYKGVPVITLEGMIETESQNAYGIMKLFSDRIEIEGSGRLTSRTLNFE, from the coding sequence ATGAGATTGTTACTGCTGTTTGTTTTATTTTCTGTTTTGCATTTTAATTTGGATGCGCAGCAAGTTAAAGAGCCTGTTCAAATAGGTCTGATTGCAGACCCGCAATATGCCGATAAAGAGGTTAGCGGAACCCGCTATTACAGAAATGCGCTTCTTAAGTTAGATACAGCGGTTTCTGTTCTTAATAGAGAGTCATTGGATTTTTCTGTGGTTATGGGTGACTTTGTTGATCAGGGAATTAAAGACCTCCCTGCAGTGATGTCCCGATTGCAAAGATTGAAAAGTCCTGTGTATGGTTTACTTGGAAATCATGACTATGTCGACGCACCGGATAAAGACAGTTTGTTTTTGCAGTTCAGCATGCCAGCCTCTTATTATAAATGGGAACTTGGAAACTGGACATTTATTATACTGAACACAAATGAACTTTCAAAATATGCGACTACCGAAGGATCTGCCGCTTTTGAAGACTGGAACAAGCTGAATACAAATCTGAAGGATCAGGGAAGAAAAAATGCAGCACCCTGGAATGGGGGGATCAGTGCCAGACAGTTGTCGTGGATGCAGGAACAGCTTGCTGAAGCAGAAGCCGCTTCCAGAGATATTGTTATTTTTACCCATCACCCGCTTTTTCCGGAGAATGGTTTTGAAGCCTTGAATAACAGGGAAATATTGTCGGTTATTGAAAAGCATCCGCGTGTACGCGCTGTTATATCAGGGCATCATCATGAAGGAAATTTTGCACGGTACAAGGGTGTTCCTGTGATTACGTTAGAAGGAATGATAGAAACAGAATCTCAAAATGCATATGGAATTATGAAGCTGTTTTCTGACCGTATTGAAATAGAGGGAAGCGGCAGGCTTACTTCCAGGACATTAAATTTTGAGTAG
- a CDS encoding class I SAM-dependent methyltransferase codes for MNKENNYIEINKTSWNTKTTVHINSDFYDVENFKKGKSSLNDIELQLLGDIKGKKILHLQCHFGQDTLSLARMGADVTGIDLSDKAIQVAQELATELELTARFICSDVYALPQVLEEEFDIVYTSYGTIGWLPDLDKWASVVSKFLKPDGKFVFVEFHPFMWVWDEDFKHIQYSYFKDGAIIENVTGSYADREADIAHETVSWNHALEEVFNSLIGQQLTITSFNEYKYSPYSCFNNLVEIAPQQFQVRGMENKIPMVYSLTASKPKV; via the coding sequence ATGAATAAAGAAAACAATTATATAGAAATAAACAAAACGTCGTGGAATACTAAAACGACAGTACATATCAACTCAGATTTTTATGACGTTGAAAATTTTAAAAAGGGCAAATCTTCTTTAAATGATATTGAACTACAGCTGTTAGGCGATATAAAAGGTAAGAAAATATTGCATCTGCAGTGTCATTTCGGTCAGGATACACTTTCACTTGCGCGTATGGGAGCAGATGTCACAGGTATAGACCTGTCTGATAAAGCCATACAGGTGGCTCAGGAATTAGCGACCGAATTAGAACTGACAGCACGCTTTATCTGCAGTGATGTATATGCACTTCCTCAGGTATTAGAGGAAGAGTTCGATATCGTGTATACCAGCTATGGCACTATCGGCTGGCTTCCGGATCTGGATAAGTGGGCTTCTGTCGTTTCAAAATTTCTGAAACCTGACGGAAAATTTGTATTTGTTGAATTCCATCCATTTATGTGGGTCTGGGATGAAGATTTTAAGCATATCCAATATTCTTATTTTAAAGATGGAGCCATTATAGAAAATGTGACCGGCTCATATGCTGACCGGGAAGCTGATATTGCTCATGAAACAGTATCCTGGAATCATGCTTTAGAAGAAGTATTCAACAGCCTAATAGGACAGCAATTAACTATCACATCGTTTAATGAATACAAGTATTCGCCGTATAGCTGCTTTAACAATCTGGTAGAAATAGCTCCTCAGCAATTTCAGGTGAGAGGAATGGAAAATAAAATTCCAATGGTCTACTCTTTAACGGCATCAAAACCTAAAGTATAA
- a CDS encoding GNAT family N-acetyltransferase translates to MQFRHAILSDLIRIVEIYNSTVASRVVTADTEPVSTNSRIPWFEKHDTEKRPLWVLENEEGLIIGWISFQSFYGRPAYQATVEISIYLDEAYRGQGLGKLAIDYAIQQAPAYGIKTLLGFIFAHNTASLHLFEHFGFEEWAMLPDIAELDSIERSLKILGKKI, encoded by the coding sequence ATGCAATTCAGACATGCCATCTTATCCGATCTGATCAGGATCGTTGAAATTTATAATTCTACTGTAGCATCACGTGTCGTCACTGCTGATACCGAACCGGTAAGTACCAATAGCAGAATCCCGTGGTTTGAAAAGCATGACACAGAAAAAAGACCGCTGTGGGTTCTTGAAAATGAAGAAGGACTGATCATCGGATGGATCAGTTTTCAGTCCTTCTACGGGCGTCCGGCTTATCAGGCGACTGTAGAGATCAGTATTTATCTCGATGAGGCTTACCGTGGGCAGGGGCTTGGAAAACTGGCTATTGATTATGCTATACAACAGGCTCCGGCTTATGGCATCAAGACGCTTCTCGGATTTATATTTGCGCATAATACAGCGAGTCTTCACCTTTTCGAACACTTTGGCTTTGAAGAATGGGCCATGCTTCCGGATATTGCCGAACTTGATAGTATAGAACGAAGCCTCAAAATCTTAGGAAAAAAAATCTAA
- a CDS encoding PQQ-dependent sugar dehydrogenase, which translates to MKTKLPLAYLLSGIALFSSCNSNAKNGEEVSGTDTTSYPSVEKNPANTDYKPAFVGQTRIKGVKTATAYEVKILSRDLKSPWGLVSLPDGRLLITEKEGTLRIATADGKLSEPITGLPPVDAKGQGGLLGIALDPSFASNRMVYWTFSHKVDGKNLTALGKGKLADDEKSIQNAQIIYQATPAYNGTLHYGSRILFDKTGNIIFSTGERSDLETRPQAQDLKSALGKIIRITPEGKPAPGNPFEGNANARPEIYSYGHRNVQGLALHPETGDLWETEFGPKGGDEVNIVKPGKNYGWPTITYGLEYSGAKIGEAIQQKDGLEQPVYYYDPVISPSGITFYSSNTIPEWKNNLFIAALSGTHIARLVIKDNKVVGEERLLADQGQRFRAVIEGKNGELFAVTDAGWLVKVAKK; encoded by the coding sequence ATGAAAACTAAACTTCCATTAGCATATTTACTTTCGGGGATAGCTTTATTCTCATCCTGTAATTCGAATGCGAAAAACGGTGAGGAAGTATCCGGTACGGATACCACTTCTTATCCGTCTGTAGAAAAGAATCCTGCAAATACCGACTATAAACCTGCTTTTGTGGGGCAAACCCGTATCAAGGGAGTAAAGACAGCTACAGCATATGAAGTCAAAATATTAAGTCGTGATCTGAAATCTCCATGGGGTCTGGTTTCCTTGCCTGACGGACGTCTGCTGATCACAGAAAAGGAGGGAACACTACGTATCGCAACTGCCGACGGAAAACTAAGCGAGCCGATCACCGGACTTCCTCCTGTAGATGCAAAAGGACAGGGAGGTCTTTTAGGGATTGCTTTAGATCCTTCGTTTGCTTCCAATCGTATGGTGTACTGGACTTTTTCACATAAAGTAGATGGTAAGAACCTGACTGCATTAGGTAAAGGTAAGCTGGCTGATGATGAAAAAAGTATTCAAAATGCGCAGATTATATATCAGGCAACTCCTGCATATAATGGTACTTTACACTACGGGTCCCGTATTTTATTTGATAAAACAGGAAATATAATTTTCAGTACCGGAGAGCGTTCTGATTTGGAAACCCGTCCTCAGGCACAGGATCTGAAATCGGCACTGGGTAAGATTATCCGGATCACTCCAGAGGGTAAGCCTGCTCCGGGCAATCCATTTGAAGGCAATGCGAATGCACGTCCTGAAATCTACTCGTACGGACACCGTAATGTGCAGGGACTGGCGCTGCACCCGGAGACCGGAGACCTTTGGGAAACGGAATTCGGACCTAAAGGAGGAGATGAGGTGAATATTGTGAAGCCTGGCAAAAACTATGGCTGGCCGACTATTACCTACGGACTGGAATACAGCGGAGCTAAAATAGGAGAGGCTATTCAACAAAAAGACGGTCTTGAACAACCTGTATATTATTATGATCCGGTGATCTCACCAAGTGGAATCACTTTCTATAGCAGCAATACAATTCCGGAATGGAAGAACAACCTGTTTATAGCTGCATTAAGTGGTACACATATCGCTAGATTAGTGATTAAAGATAATAAAGTAGTGGGTGAAGAACGTTTACTGGCTGATCAGGGCCAACGGTTTCGCGCTGTAATCGAAGGTAAAAACGGAGAGCTTTTTGCCGTTACAGATGCAGGATGGCTGGTAAAAGTTGCTAAAAAATAA
- a CDS encoding efflux RND transporter permease subunit, producing MKISEYAVKNYQFTLIMVLMVMALGISTIFTMPRSEDPDMNAPNYPVVVVYPGASPKDMEELVVKPLEKRIYGLENIKTIKTTIRDGLAVLFVEYKYNVNVDDKYQELVREVNSERGNLPAEIYSMEVQQVSPSDVNVLQIALVSENASRDKMKAAAEDLQTALEKIPSLKNVEIMGLPDQLVRVDLNLEKLAQMHIPVTLIANAIQSEAANIPGGSVNAGNKSFNIKTSGNYQNIDEIKNTVVFSGNGKNVALRDVANVYFDYSQDKDITRLNGYRCLFVVAAQKSGGNITAAQKAYLPVIDTFKKTLPGNIDQQVIFDQADNVNSRLGGLGIDFVIAILLVIVTLLPLGTRASVVVMVSIPLSLAIGIVMISALGFSLNQLSIVGLVVALGLLVDDSIVVVENIERWMRDGHSRLDATLKATKQIGMAVIGCTATLVIAFMPLMFLPEASGEFIRSLPVAVICSVIASMLVALTVVPFLSSKLLKPHADANGNIFLRTLQKIIHGSYARLLDKALARPVLTIVIALVIFGGSIALIPVVGFSLFPASEKPQFLINISTPLQSNLHYTDSITRQIEKELREIPEVRYFASNVGKGNPRIYYNVLPQNERTDFSELFVLLQPDVKSDRKLEIIEMLRKKWTPYPGAKVEVKNFEQGQPIISPVEVRLLGDNLDTLRNLGGQIENMLLQTEGTIYVNNPLKNLKSDIKVNINKDKAQALGIATINIDRTVRMAVAGIDVGKYVNPNSKGDDYSILLTTSHPSYPDLSVFDNLYVNNNQGLSVPLMQVASLQLETSPLSINHYNKTRTISVNAFVQKGFLNDKVIQDVKQKMDTFRLPAGYSYEMGGEIESRNQSFGGFGSIILVTLFMFIAVLVLEFKTFKSTLIVLSVIPLGIVGAVLALLFTGNSLSFVATIGIVALAGIEVKNTILLVDFINQLRSEGKSLNDAIEEAGEIRFLPIILTTLTAIGGLLPIALSSNPLISPLAIVIIGGLISSTLLSRIVTPVVYKLMPPKVEVMAKEETL from the coding sequence ATGAAAATATCAGAATACGCGGTCAAAAATTATCAGTTTACCCTGATCATGGTCCTGATGGTCATGGCACTGGGAATCTCTACCATATTCACTATGCCGAGATCCGAAGATCCGGATATGAATGCGCCAAATTATCCGGTAGTAGTAGTATATCCCGGAGCCAGCCCCAAGGATATGGAAGAACTGGTGGTAAAGCCTCTCGAAAAACGAATATACGGTCTGGAAAATATCAAAACGATCAAGACAACTATTCGCGATGGTCTGGCTGTACTGTTTGTCGAATATAAGTATAATGTCAATGTAGATGACAAGTATCAGGAATTGGTTCGTGAGGTCAACAGTGAGCGCGGGAATCTTCCTGCTGAGATATACAGCATGGAGGTGCAACAGGTATCTCCTTCGGATGTGAATGTACTGCAGATCGCACTGGTGTCCGAAAATGCATCCAGAGATAAGATGAAGGCTGCAGCAGAAGATTTGCAGACAGCTCTTGAAAAAATACCTTCGCTTAAGAACGTGGAAATTATGGGCTTGCCTGATCAGTTGGTCAGAGTAGATCTTAATCTGGAAAAACTGGCTCAGATGCATATTCCTGTGACACTGATTGCTAATGCGATACAAAGTGAAGCTGCCAATATACCGGGGGGAAGTGTCAATGCCGGTAATAAATCATTCAATATAAAAACGAGTGGAAATTATCAGAATATCGATGAAATCAAAAATACGGTTGTCTTTAGTGGTAACGGCAAAAATGTCGCTTTAAGAGATGTGGCAAATGTTTATTTCGATTACTCACAGGATAAGGATATTACCCGTTTGAACGGATACCGTTGCTTGTTTGTCGTAGCGGCACAAAAATCAGGTGGCAATATTACGGCAGCACAAAAAGCTTACCTGCCTGTCATCGATACGTTCAAAAAGACCTTGCCCGGCAATATTGATCAACAGGTTATATTTGATCAGGCAGATAATGTAAACAGTCGTCTGGGTGGATTAGGGATAGATTTTGTAATAGCGATCCTGTTGGTTATTGTCACACTTCTGCCTTTGGGGACTCGAGCATCTGTGGTGGTGATGGTGTCTATTCCGCTATCTCTGGCTATCGGGATTGTGATGATCAGTGCTTTGGGTTTCAGTCTTAACCAGTTGAGTATTGTAGGGTTGGTGGTCGCACTGGGGCTGCTGGTGGATGATAGTATTGTAGTCGTAGAAAATATAGAACGCTGGATGAGGGACGGACATAGTCGTCTGGATGCAACGTTGAAAGCAACTAAACAAATCGGTATGGCTGTTATCGGTTGTACAGCGACATTGGTGATTGCTTTTATGCCTCTCATGTTTCTTCCTGAAGCTTCGGGAGAATTTATACGAAGCCTTCCGGTAGCTGTTATCTGTTCCGTGATTGCATCTATGCTTGTTGCATTGACGGTAGTTCCGTTTCTGTCAAGTAAACTGTTAAAACCACATGCAGATGCGAATGGCAATATTTTTCTACGTACACTACAGAAGATTATCCATGGCTCTTATGCCCGATTACTGGATAAAGCACTCGCCAGACCTGTACTGACGATTGTGATTGCATTGGTTATTTTCGGAGGGTCAATTGCATTGATTCCGGTCGTTGGATTCAGTTTATTTCCTGCTTCTGAAAAGCCACAGTTTTTAATCAATATTTCTACGCCTTTGCAATCGAATCTGCACTATACGGATTCCATTACCAGACAGATCGAAAAGGAACTCCGGGAGATTCCCGAAGTACGTTATTTCGCTTCCAATGTGGGAAAGGGTAATCCGAGGATTTATTATAATGTGTTGCCTCAAAACGAACGCACAGATTTTTCGGAACTATTTGTACTCCTGCAGCCTGATGTCAAATCAGACCGTAAGCTGGAGATTATCGAAATGCTGCGGAAGAAATGGACCCCTTATCCGGGAGCAAAGGTAGAAGTGAAGAATTTTGAACAGGGACAACCCATTATCTCGCCTGTAGAAGTGCGGCTGTTGGGTGATAATCTGGACACTCTTCGTAATCTGGGTGGCCAGATTGAAAATATGCTGTTGCAGACCGAAGGAACAATCTATGTCAATAATCCGTTGAAAAATCTGAAATCGGATATTAAAGTCAATATTAATAAAGATAAGGCTCAGGCATTGGGTATTGCCACGATCAACATTGACAGGACCGTACGTATGGCTGTCGCAGGTATCGATGTGGGTAAATATGTCAATCCCAATTCTAAAGGTGACGACTACAGTATTTTGCTGACAACCAGTCATCCGTCTTATCCTGATCTGAGTGTGTTTGATAATTTGTATGTCAATAACAATCAGGGACTTTCCGTTCCGCTGATGCAGGTTGCTTCGCTGCAACTGGAAACTTCACCATTGAGTATCAATCACTACAACAAGACAAGGACGATATCTGTAAATGCCTTTGTACAAAAGGGATTTTTGAATGATAAGGTTATTCAGGATGTCAAACAGAAGATGGATACTTTCAGGTTGCCTGCAGGATACAGTTATGAAATGGGAGGGGAGATCGAAAGCCGAAATCAGTCCTTTGGTGGTTTTGGCAGTATTATACTGGTTACCTTGTTTATGTTTATTGCCGTACTGGTGCTCGAATTCAAAACCTTCAAGAGCACGTTGATCGTGCTTTCTGTGATACCTTTAGGTATAGTCGGAGCTGTGCTGGCACTGTTGTTTACAGGCAATTCACTTTCATTTGTGGCGACAATCGGAATTGTGGCATTAGCCGGTATAGAGGTAAAAAATACTATTTTACTGGTTGATTTTATCAATCAGCTGCGGTCAGAAGGAAAATCGCTGAATGATGCTATTGAAGAAGCCGGAGAAATCAGATTTTTACCTATTATTCTGACGACACTGACCGCCATCGGTGGACTGTTGCCTATTGCTTTGTCCAGTAATCCTTTGATTTCTCCGTTAGCTATTGTTATTATCGGTGGATTGATCAGCTCGACTCTGCTGTCCCGCATTGTCACACCTGTAGTATACAAGCTGATGCCTCCTAAAGTAGAGGTGATGGCTAAAGAAGAAACACTATAA
- the hchA gene encoding glyoxalase III HchA — MTQELSKDPVFDGTGYEPSAFSRAMFVTPKTDYDHTVYENANSNKNKKILVVCTEERYMEMKNGKKFSTGNHPVETLVPLLHLEAAGFEADIYTATGKPVALEMWAMPSEDKAVKEILVRYEDQLDKPKSLRKFVTDNMETSVEYVAVFIPGGHGAMLGLPENEDLKKIINWSIDKDIFMLAICHGPAALLAASVKESPEDFPYKGYQINSFPDEIDTKTPEIGYVPGEMPWFYGAKLEALGIEILNTDISGACHVDRKLITGDSPLAANAFGKVSAKALLKK; from the coding sequence ATGACACAAGAACTAAGTAAAGATCCTGTTTTCGATGGAACAGGCTATGAGCCATCTGCCTTTTCCAGAGCTATGTTTGTTACACCTAAAACTGATTATGATCATACGGTTTACGAAAATGCAAACAGCAATAAAAATAAAAAGATATTGGTTGTATGTACCGAAGAGCGGTATATGGAAATGAAAAACGGCAAAAAGTTTTCTACCGGCAACCATCCTGTAGAGACACTTGTACCTTTGCTTCATCTGGAAGCTGCCGGCTTTGAGGCAGATATTTACACCGCTACCGGCAAGCCTGTAGCTCTGGAAATGTGGGCTATGCCTTCTGAAGATAAAGCAGTCAAAGAAATTCTGGTCAGATATGAGGACCAATTAGACAAACCAAAAAGTCTGCGAAAATTTGTAACCGATAATATGGAGACTTCGGTTGAATATGTAGCTGTATTTATACCGGGTGGACATGGTGCTATGCTTGGCTTACCTGAAAATGAAGACTTGAAAAAGATAATTAACTGGTCTATAGATAAGGATATATTTATGCTGGCGATCTGTCATGGCCCGGCGGCATTACTTGCGGCTTCCGTTAAGGAATCTCCGGAGGATTTTCCATACAAGGGTTATCAGATAAATTCATTTCCGGATGAGATCGATACCAAAACTCCCGAAATTGGATATGTCCCCGGTGAGATGCCCTGGTTTTATGGAGCAAAACTGGAAGCATTAGGAATTGAAATTCTGAATACGGATATTAGCGGAGCCTGTCATGTAGACCGTAAGTTGATAACCGGAGATAGTCCTTTGGCCGCCAACGCTTTTGGTAAAGTAAGCGCAAAGGCTCTTCTGAAGAAGTAA